One window of the Polyangium spumosum genome contains the following:
- a CDS encoding SLC26A/SulP transporter family protein: MSGTLVATFSITLAALIFSGNLTKYLPAGIGMALAGSAIIGAIVAVGSSYRAVIAAPQENTAVVLALVASAIGSRITAKGGDPFPTIVAVVSLSALVTGGLFLVLGGLRLGTLVRFIPYPVVGGFLAGTGWLLFTGSISVMAGTEFSLASLPLLLRTDAIVNWVPGLTLGIFLTILLRRYHHFLLLPGLLVFAIAMFYLVVYAAGGSVGEALDRGMLLGPFPSGALWPPMSPAAAIHIDWAEIGSNAGNLLAITMLATISILLNASGLEIATEREIDLDRELRATGIANLAAGLGFGMVGYLSLSESTLNHKAGAESRIAGIISACICGAALFFGAQVFSYFPKPVLGGLLVFLGAGFLLETLYDSWFRLPRVEYGLVVIILVVIAWIGFLPGIGVGIVVSSVLFAVNYSRIDVIKRQAIGADVRSNVERSAGDELTLEERGKELYILQLQGYIFFGTSYTLLKRVHSRMLSDDPAPTRYVLLDFRHVDGIDSSAVLSFVRMRKLAESNGVTLVLTDLPSAVRKQLERGGFADGSKRVRFFPDLDHGLEWVENEVLRAAPPSMLPPTKLVDELENVFRTREFVSGFLEYLERVEAPAGYQIYRQGDVSKDLYLIESGELTAWLELDGGKTKRLRTMGPGTVVGESGLYLGARRSATVVTLCPTILYRLSIDSLERMTREAPHLAASFHQFVACLLAERMVLATGASKTLFN; the protein is encoded by the coding sequence ATGTCCGGCACCCTCGTCGCGACGTTCAGCATCACGCTCGCGGCCCTCATTTTTTCGGGCAACCTGACGAAGTACCTGCCCGCGGGCATCGGCATGGCCCTCGCGGGCTCGGCGATCATCGGCGCGATCGTCGCCGTCGGCAGCTCCTACCGCGCCGTCATCGCCGCGCCGCAGGAGAACACCGCGGTCGTCCTCGCCCTCGTCGCCTCGGCGATCGGCAGTCGGATCACGGCCAAGGGTGGTGATCCTTTCCCCACGATCGTCGCCGTCGTCTCGCTCTCCGCCCTCGTCACGGGTGGCCTCTTCCTCGTCCTCGGCGGCCTCCGCCTCGGCACCCTCGTCCGCTTCATCCCTTACCCCGTGGTGGGCGGTTTCCTCGCGGGCACCGGCTGGCTGCTCTTCACCGGCTCCATCTCCGTCATGGCCGGGACCGAGTTCTCCCTCGCGTCCCTCCCGCTGCTCTTGCGGACCGACGCGATCGTCAACTGGGTCCCGGGCCTGACGCTCGGGATCTTCTTGACGATCCTGCTCCGGCGTTACCACCACTTCCTGCTCCTGCCGGGCCTGCTCGTCTTCGCGATCGCGATGTTTTACCTCGTCGTGTACGCGGCGGGTGGCTCCGTCGGTGAGGCCCTCGATCGTGGCATGCTCCTCGGCCCGTTCCCGAGCGGCGCGCTCTGGCCGCCGATGTCGCCCGCCGCCGCGATCCACATCGACTGGGCCGAGATCGGCTCGAACGCGGGCAACCTCCTCGCGATCACCATGCTCGCGACGATCTCGATCCTGCTGAACGCCTCGGGCCTCGAGATCGCCACAGAGCGCGAGATCGACCTCGATCGCGAGCTGCGCGCCACGGGCATCGCCAACCTCGCGGCGGGCCTCGGCTTCGGCATGGTCGGGTACCTCTCGCTCAGCGAGTCGACCTTGAACCACAAGGCCGGCGCCGAGAGCCGCATCGCCGGCATCATCTCCGCGTGTATCTGCGGCGCGGCCCTCTTCTTCGGCGCGCAGGTCTTCTCGTACTTCCCCAAGCCCGTCCTCGGCGGCTTGCTCGTCTTCCTCGGCGCGGGTTTCCTCCTCGAGACCCTCTACGACTCCTGGTTCCGCCTCCCGCGCGTCGAGTACGGCCTCGTCGTCATCATCCTCGTCGTCATCGCGTGGATCGGCTTCCTCCCCGGGATCGGCGTCGGCATCGTCGTCTCGTCCGTCCTCTTCGCGGTCAACTACAGCCGCATCGACGTCATCAAGCGCCAGGCCATCGGCGCCGACGTCCGCAGCAACGTCGAGCGCAGCGCCGGCGACGAGCTCACCCTCGAGGAGCGCGGCAAGGAGCTCTACATCCTCCAGCTCCAGGGCTACATCTTCTTCGGCACCTCCTACACGCTGCTCAAGCGCGTCCACAGCCGCATGCTCAGCGACGATCCTGCCCCGACGCGTTACGTCCTGCTCGACTTCCGCCACGTCGACGGCATCGACAGCTCCGCGGTCCTCTCCTTCGTCCGCATGCGCAAGCTCGCCGAGTCGAACGGCGTCACGCTCGTGCTCACCGACCTGCCGAGCGCCGTGCGCAAGCAGCTCGAGCGGGGCGGGTTCGCCGACGGATCGAAGCGCGTCCGCTTCTTCCCCGACCTCGATCACGGCCTCGAGTGGGTCGAAAACGAGGTCCTGCGCGCCGCGCCGCCGAGCATGCTCCCGCCGACGAAGCTCGTCGACGAGCTCGAGAACGTCTTCCGCACCCGCGAGTTCGTCTCCGGCTTCCTCGAGTACCTCGAGCGCGTCGAGGCGCCCGCGGGGTACCAGATCTACCGCCAGGGCGACGTCTCCAAGGACCTCTACCTCATCGAGTCCGGCGAGCTCACCGCGTGGCTCGAGCTCGACGGCGGCAAGACCAAGCGCCTGCGCACGATGGGCCCTGGCACCGTCGTCGGCGAGAGTGGCCTCTACCTCGGGGCGCGTCGCTCGGCCACGGTCGTCACGCTTTGCCCCACGATTCTCTATCGCCTCTCGATCGACTCCCTCGAGCGCATGACGCGCGAAGCGCCGCACCTCGCGGCCTCGTTCCACCAGTTCGTCGCTTGCCTTCTCGCCGAGCGCATGGTCCTCGCCACCGGCGCCTCGAAGACGCTGTTCAACTGA